The Ensifer adhaerens genome contains a region encoding:
- the rpoC gene encoding DNA-directed RNA polymerase subunit beta': MNQEVMNLFNPQVPAQTFDSIRISIASPEKILSWSYGEIKKPETINYRTFKPERDGLFCARIFGPIKDYECLCGKYKRMKYKGIICEKCGVEVTLSRVRRERMGHIELAAPVAHIWFLKSLPSRISTLLDMTLKDVERVLYFENYIVTEPGLTSLKENQLLSEEDYMLAVDEFGEDQFTAMIGAEAIYEMLASMNLEKIAGDLRAELAETTSDLKQKKLMKRLKIVENFMDSGNRPEWMIMKVVPVIPPDLRPLVPLDGGRFATSDLNDLYRRVINRNNRLKRLIELRAPGIIIRNEKRMLQESVDALFDNGRRGRVITGANKRPLKSLSDMLKGKQGRFRQNLLGKRVDYSGRSVIVTGPELKLHQCGLPKKMALELFKPFIYARLDAKGFSSTVKQAKKLVEKEKPEVWDILDEVIREHPVLLNRAPTLHRLGIQAFEPTLVEGKAIQLHPLVCTAFNADFDGDQMAVHVPLSLEAQLEARVLMMSTNNILHPANGAPIIVPSQDMVLGLYYLSILNQNEPGEGMAFSDMGELHHALETKAVTLHAKIRGRFKTVDAEGNPVSKIYETTPGRMIIGELLPRNVNVPFDTCNQEMTKKNISKMIDTVYRHCGQKDTVIFCDRIMQLGFAHACRAGISFGKDDMVIPDTKVKIVGDTEALVKEYEQQYNDGLITQGEKYNKVVDAWGKATEKVAEEMMARIKAVEFDDNGRQKPMNSIYMMSHSGARGSPNQMRQLGGMRGLMAKPSGEIIETPIISNFKEGLTVNEYFNSTHGARKGLADTALKTANSGYLTRRLVDVAQDCIVNSVDCGTDKGLTMTAIVDAGQVVASLGARILGRTALDDIDHPVTGARIVDAGRMILEPDVIEIEKAGIQSIRIRSALTCEIQTGVCGVCYGRDLARGTPVNMGEAVGVIAAQSIGEPGTQLTMRTFHLGGTATVVDQSFLEASYEGTVQIKNRNMLRNSDGVLVAMGRNMAVQILDERGVERSSQRVAYGSKILVDDGDKVKRGQRLAEWDPYTRPMMTEVEGTVHFEDVVDGISVLEATDESTGITKRQVIDWRSTPRGTDLKPAIVIKDKNGAVMKLSRGGDARFMLSVDAILSVEPGTKVSQGDVLARSPLESAKTKDITGGLPRVAELFEARRPKDHAIIAEIDGTIRFGRDYKNKRRVLIEPAEDGVEPVEYLIPKGKPFHLQDGDYIEKGDYILDGNPAPHDILAIKGVEALASYLVNEIQEVYRLQGVVINDKHIEVIVRQMLQKVEITDAGDSTYIVGDNVDRIELEDVNDGLIEQGKKPAYGDPVLLGITKASLQTPSFISAASFQETTKVLTEAAIAGKTDGLQGLKENVIVGRLIPAGTGGTMTQIRRIATARDEMILEERRRGTGADVATPMLADLASENAAAE; the protein is encoded by the coding sequence ATGAACCAAGAGGTCATGAATCTTTTCAATCCGCAGGTGCCTGCACAGACCTTCGATTCCATTCGGATTTCGATCGCCTCGCCGGAGAAGATTCTTTCCTGGTCTTACGGTGAGATCAAGAAGCCGGAGACGATCAACTACCGCACGTTCAAGCCGGAACGCGACGGTCTGTTCTGCGCGCGCATCTTTGGACCGATCAAGGACTACGAGTGCCTGTGCGGCAAGTACAAGCGCATGAAGTACAAGGGCATCATCTGCGAAAAGTGCGGCGTCGAAGTGACGTTGTCGCGCGTTCGCCGTGAGCGCATGGGCCACATCGAGCTCGCCGCTCCCGTTGCCCACATCTGGTTCCTGAAGTCGCTGCCGAGCCGCATTTCGACGCTGCTCGACATGACGCTGAAGGATGTCGAGCGCGTTCTGTACTTCGAAAACTACATCGTCACCGAGCCGGGTCTGACGTCGCTGAAGGAAAACCAGCTCCTCAGCGAAGAAGACTACATGCTCGCCGTCGACGAGTTCGGCGAAGACCAGTTCACCGCCATGATCGGCGCCGAAGCGATCTACGAAATGCTCGCTTCAATGAACCTGGAAAAGATCGCCGGCGACCTGCGCGCCGAGCTCGCTGAGACGACCTCGGATCTGAAGCAGAAGAAGCTGATGAAGCGGCTGAAGATCGTCGAGAACTTCATGGATTCCGGCAACCGCCCGGAATGGATGATCATGAAGGTCGTTCCGGTGATCCCCCCGGATCTGCGTCCGCTCGTGCCGCTCGACGGCGGCCGTTTCGCGACCTCGGATCTGAACGATCTCTATCGCCGCGTCATCAACCGTAACAACCGTCTGAAGCGCCTGATCGAACTGCGCGCCCCGGGCATCATCATCCGCAACGAAAAGCGCATGCTGCAGGAATCTGTCGATGCGTTGTTCGACAACGGCCGTCGTGGCCGCGTCATCACCGGCGCCAACAAGCGTCCGCTGAAGTCGCTGTCCGACATGCTCAAGGGCAAGCAGGGCCGCTTCCGTCAGAACCTGCTCGGCAAGCGCGTCGACTATTCCGGCCGTTCGGTCATCGTGACCGGCCCGGAGCTGAAGCTGCACCAGTGCGGCCTGCCGAAGAAGATGGCGCTCGAGCTGTTCAAGCCGTTCATCTACGCGCGTCTTGACGCCAAGGGCTTCTCGTCCACCGTCAAGCAGGCAAAGAAGCTCGTCGAAAAGGAAAAGCCGGAAGTCTGGGATATCCTCGACGAGGTCATCCGCGAGCACCCGGTTCTCCTGAACCGTGCGCCGACGCTGCACCGCCTGGGCATCCAGGCCTTCGAACCGACCCTGGTCGAAGGCAAGGCGATCCAGCTGCACCCGCTCGTCTGCACGGCCTTCAACGCCGACTTCGACGGTGACCAGATGGCCGTTCACGTGCCGCTGTCGCTCGAAGCTCAGCTCGAAGCCCGCGTGCTGATGATGTCGACCAACAACATTCTGCACCCGGCAAACGGCGCGCCGATCATCGTTCCGTCGCAGGACATGGTTCTCGGTCTCTACTACTTGTCGATCCTGAACCAGAACGAGCCGGGCGAAGGCATGGCGTTCTCGGACATGGGCGAGTTGCACCACGCGCTCGAAACCAAGGCCGTGACGCTGCACGCCAAGATCCGTGGCCGCTTCAAGACCGTCGACGCCGAGGGCAACCCGGTTTCGAAGATCTATGAAACCACGCCTGGCCGCATGATCATCGGCGAGCTGCTGCCGCGCAACGTCAACGTGCCGTTCGATACCTGCAACCAGGAAATGACCAAGAAGAACATCTCCAAGATGATCGACACGGTCTACCGTCATTGCGGCCAGAAGGACACGGTCATCTTCTGCGACCGCATCATGCAGCTCGGCTTCGCCCATGCCTGCCGCGCCGGCATTTCGTTCGGCAAGGACGACATGGTCATCCCGGACACCAAGGTGAAGATCGTCGGCGACACTGAAGCGCTCGTGAAGGAATACGAGCAGCAGTACAATGACGGCCTCATCACCCAAGGCGAAAAGTACAACAAGGTTGTCGACGCCTGGGGCAAGGCGACGGAAAAGGTCGCCGAAGAAATGATGGCCCGCATCAAGGCGGTCGAGTTCGACGACAATGGTCGCCAGAAGCCGATGAACTCGATCTACATGATGTCGCACTCGGGTGCTCGTGGTTCTCCGAACCAGATGCGCCAGCTGGGCGGTATGCGTGGCCTCATGGCCAAGCCGTCGGGCGAAATCATCGAGACGCCAATCATCTCGAACTTCAAGGAAGGCCTGACCGTTAACGAGTACTTCAACTCGACCCACGGTGCCCGTAAGGGTCTGGCAGACACTGCCTTGAAAACCGCGAACTCCGGTTACCTGACCCGCCGTCTCGTCGACGTCGCGCAGGATTGCATCGTCAACTCCGTCGATTGCGGCACCGACAAGGGCCTCACCATGACGGCGATCGTCGATGCCGGTCAGGTCGTGGCTTCGCTTGGCGCTCGTATTCTCGGTCGTACGGCTTTGGACGACATCGATCACCCGGTCACGGGCGCTCGCATCGTCGACGCCGGCCGGATGATCCTTGAACCGGATGTCATCGAGATCGAGAAGGCTGGTATTCAGTCGATCCGCATCCGCTCGGCGCTGACCTGCGAAATCCAGACGGGCGTTTGCGGCGTCTGCTACGGCCGCGACCTGGCTCGTGGTACGCCGGTCAACATGGGCGAAGCGGTTGGCGTTATCGCCGCACAGTCGATCGGTGAACCGGGCACCCAGCTCACCATGCGTACCTTCCACTTGGGTGGTACGGCGACCGTGGTTGACCAGTCGTTCCTCGAAGCGTCCTACGAAGGTACGGTTCAGATCAAGAACCGCAACATGCTGCGCAACTCTGACGGCGTTCTCGTCGCCATGGGTCGTAACATGGCCGTCCAGATCCTGGATGAACGTGGCGTCGAGCGGTCCTCGCAGCGCGTTGCCTACGGTTCGAAGATCCTCGTCGACGACGGCGACAAGGTGAAGCGCGGTCAGCGTCTCGCCGAATGGGACCCCTACACCCGTCCGATGATGACGGAAGTGGAAGGTACCGTTCACTTCGAAGACGTCGTCGACGGCATCTCGGTTCTGGAAGCGACCGACGAGTCCACCGGCATCACCAAGCGTCAGGTTATCGATTGGCGTTCGACGCCGCGCGGTACGGACCTGAAGCCGGCGATCGTCATCAAGGACAAGAACGGCGCAGTCATGAAGCTGTCGCGTGGTGGCGACGCCCGCTTCATGCTTTCGGTTGACGCCATTCTGTCGGTCGAACCGGGCACGAAGGTTTCGCAGGGTGACGTGCTTGCACGTTCGCCGCTCGAAAGCGCCAAGACCAAGGACATCACCGGTGGTCTGCCGCGCGTTGCCGAACTGTTCGAAGCACGTCGTCCGAAGGATCACGCCATCATCGCTGAGATCGATGGTACGATCCGCTTCGGCCGCGACTACAAGAACAAGCGTCGCGTTCTGATCGAGCCGGCGGAAGACGGTGTCGAGCCGGTCGAATACCTGATCCCGAAGGGCAAGCCCTTCCATCTTCAGGATGGCGACTACATCGAAAAGGGCGACTACATCCTCGACGGCAACCCGGCGCCGCACGACATCCTGGCGATCAAGGGCGTGGAAGCACTTGCTTCCTACCTGGTCAACGAAATCCAGGAAGTCTACCGACTGCAGGGCGTTGTCATCAACGACAAGCACATCGAGGTGATCGTCCGTCAGATGCTGCAGAAGGTTGAAATCACCGACGCCGGTGACTCGACCTACATCGTCGGCGACAACGTCGATCGCATCGAGCTCGAAGACGTCAATGACGGCCTGATCGAACAGGGCAAGAAGCCGGCTTACGGCGATCCGGTCCTGCTCGGCATCACCAAGGCCTCGCTGCAGACGCCGTCGTTCATCTCGGCAGCGTCGTTCCAGGAGACCACGAAGGTCCTGACGGAAGCCGCAATCGCCGGCAAGACCGACGGCCTGCAGGGTCTGAAGGAAAACGTCATCGTCGGCCGTCTGATCCCGGCCGGTACCGGCGGCACGATGACCCAGATCCGTCGCATCGCAACCGCGCGCGACGAAATGATCCTGGAAGAGCGTCGTCGCGGCACCGGTGCAGACGTGGCAACGCCGATGCTCGCCGATCTCGCAAGCGAGAACGCGGCAGCCGAATAA
- the rplD gene encoding 50S ribosomal protein L4, with amino-acid sequence MDLNVKTLEGKDAGKVSLSDAIFGLEPREDIIARVVRWQLAKKQQGTHKAKGRAEVSRTGAKMYKQKGTGRARHHSARAPQFRGGGKAHGPVVRSHAHDLPKKVRALGLRHALSAKLKAEEIIVIDDLVAKEAKTKALAGVFASLGLTNALIIGGAEIENNFKLAAQNIPNVDVLPVQGINVYDILRRGKLVLSKAAVEALEERFK; translated from the coding sequence ATGGATCTCAACGTCAAAACCCTCGAGGGCAAGGACGCAGGAAAGGTTTCTCTTTCTGACGCCATTTTCGGCCTCGAACCCCGTGAAGACATCATTGCCCGCGTCGTTCGCTGGCAGCTCGCCAAGAAGCAGCAGGGCACGCACAAGGCCAAGGGCCGCGCTGAAGTGTCCCGCACCGGCGCCAAGATGTACAAGCAGAAGGGTACGGGCCGCGCCCGCCACCACTCCGCTCGTGCTCCGCAGTTCCGGGGCGGTGGCAAGGCTCATGGCCCGGTTGTTCGCAGCCACGCCCATGACCTGCCGAAGAAGGTTCGCGCCCTCGGCCTGCGCCATGCACTCTCGGCCAAGCTGAAGGCTGAAGAGATCATCGTCATCGACGATCTCGTTGCCAAGGAAGCCAAGACGAAGGCTCTCGCCGGCGTATTCGCGTCGCTCGGTCTCACCAACGCTCTCATCATCGGCGGCGCCGAGATCGAGAACAACTTCAAGCTCGCAGCCCAGAACATCCCGAACGTGGACGTTCTGCCGGTTCAGGGCATCAACGTTTACGACATTCTGCGCCGTGGCAAGCTCGTGCTTTCCAAGGCTGCCGTGGAAGCTCTGGAGGAGCGGTTCAAATGA
- a CDS encoding 50S ribosomal protein L23, with amino-acid sequence MTDLRHYDVIVSPSITEKSTLVSEQNQVVFNVAKDASKPEIKAAVEALFGVKVTAVNTLVRKGKTKRFRGFAGKQKDVKKAVITLADGQSIDVSTGL; translated from the coding sequence ATGACGGATCTTCGCCACTACGACGTGATCGTGTCCCCCTCGATCACTGAAAAGTCGACGCTGGTTTCCGAACAGAACCAGGTCGTCTTCAACGTCGCCAAGGACGCTTCGAAGCCTGAAATCAAGGCTGCAGTCGAAGCTCTGTTCGGCGTCAAGGTTACGGCCGTGAACACGCTGGTCCGCAAGGGCAAGACGAAGCGTTTCCGCGGCTTTGCCGGAAAGCAGAAGGACGTGAAGAAGGCGGTCATTACGCTCGCCGACGGTCAGTCCATCGACGTCTCCACCGGTCTCTAA
- the rplC gene encoding 50S ribosomal protein L3 translates to MRSGVIAQKVGMTRVYNDAGEHIPVTVLKLESCQVVAQRTEEKNGYVAVQLGAGRSKVKNTPKAMRGHFAAANVEPKAKLVEFRVSADNLIDIGAELTANHFVAGQLVDVTGTTIGKGFAGAIKRHNFGGLRATHGVSVSHRSHGSTGSNQDPGRVWKGKRMAGHMGQTRVTTQNLEVVSTDEDRGLILVKGAVPGSKGAWIVVRDAIKSGTPEGAPRPAAVRAEASK, encoded by the coding sequence ATGCGTTCAGGTGTGATTGCACAGAAAGTGGGAATGACCCGCGTCTATAACGACGCCGGTGAGCATATCCCGGTTACAGTTTTGAAGCTGGAAAGCTGCCAGGTGGTAGCCCAGCGTACGGAAGAAAAGAACGGCTACGTTGCTGTCCAGCTCGGTGCTGGCCGCTCCAAGGTCAAGAACACGCCGAAGGCGATGCGCGGCCACTTTGCTGCTGCCAACGTCGAGCCGAAGGCGAAGCTCGTCGAGTTCCGCGTTTCCGCGGACAACCTGATCGACATCGGTGCAGAACTGACGGCGAACCATTTCGTCGCCGGTCAGCTCGTCGACGTCACCGGTACCACGATCGGTAAGGGCTTTGCCGGCGCCATCAAGCGCCACAACTTCGGCGGTCTGCGTGCAACGCACGGCGTTTCCGTATCGCACCGTTCGCATGGTTCTACCGGTTCCAACCAGGACCCGGGCCGCGTTTGGAAGGGCAAGCGCATGGCTGGTCACATGGGCCAGACGCGCGTCACCACTCAGAACCTCGAAGTCGTATCGACCGATGAAGACCGCGGTCTGATCCTGGTCAAGGGCGCTGTCCCCGGCTCCAAGGGTGCCTGGATCGTCGTTCGTGACGCCATCAAGTCGGGCACCCCGGAAGGCGCTCCGCGTCCGGCCGCTGTGCGCGCCGAAGCATCGAAGTAA
- the rpsJ gene encoding 30S ribosomal protein S10 — MNGQNIRIRLKAFDHRILDASTREIVSTAKRTGASVRGPVPLPTRIEKFTVNRSPHVDKKSREQFEMRTHKRLLDIVDPTPQTVDALMKLDLAAGVDVEIKL, encoded by the coding sequence ATGAACGGCCAGAACATCCGCATCCGCCTCAAGGCGTTTGATCACCGGATCCTCGACGCCTCGACGCGCGAAATCGTGTCGACTGCAAAGCGTACCGGTGCAAGCGTGCGCGGTCCCGTACCGCTGCCGACGCGCATTGAAAAGTTTACGGTCAACCGCTCGCCGCACGTCGACAAGAAGAGCCGTGAACAGTTCGAAATGCGCACCCACAAGCGCCTTCTCGATATCGTAGACCCGACCCCGCAGACCGTTGACGCGCTGATGAAGCTCGACCTGGCTGCCGGCGTCGACGTGGAAATCAAGCTTTAA
- the rpsL gene encoding 30S ribosomal protein S12, whose product MPTVNQLIRKPRQAQVKRNKVPALQENPQKRGVCTRVYTTTPKKPNSALRKVAKIRLTNGFEVIGYIPGEGHNLQEHSVVMIRGGRVKDLPGVRYHIIRGVLDTQGVKNRKQRRSKYGAKRPK is encoded by the coding sequence ATGCCTACCGTAAACCAGCTGATCCGTAAGCCTCGTCAGGCACAGGTAAAGCGCAACAAGGTTCCTGCTCTGCAGGAAAACCCGCAGAAGCGTGGCGTTTGCACCCGCGTTTACACGACGACCCCGAAGAAGCCGAACTCGGCTCTGCGTAAGGTTGCCAAGATTCGTCTGACGAACGGCTTCGAAGTCATCGGCTACATTCCGGGTGAAGGCCACAACCTTCAGGAACACTCGGTCGTGATGATCCGTGGCGGCCGCGTTAAGGACCTTCCGGGTGTTCGTTATCACATCATCCGCGGTGTTCTCGATACCCAGGGCGTCAAGAACCGCAAGCAGCGCCGTTCGAAGTACGGTGCGAAGCGTCCGAAGTAA
- the fusA gene encoding elongation factor G, with translation MAREYKIEDYRNFGIMAHIDAGKTTTTERILYYTGKSHKIGEVHDGAATMDWMEQEQERGITITSAATTTFWKGRDGKARRFNIIDTPGHVDFTIEVERSLRVLDGAIALLDANAGVEPQTETVWRQAEKYNVPRMIFCNKMDKTGADFYRSVEMIKTRLGAIAVVMQLPIGAETEFKGVIDLVEMNALVWRDESLGAQWDVVEIPDDMKDKAEEYREKLIETVVEIDEAAMEAYLEGNMPSNDKIRELVRRGTIDVKFHPMFCGTAFKNKGVQPLLDAVVDYLPSPLDIPAIKGIDAKTEAEIERHADDAEPLSMLAFKIMNDPFVGSLTFARIYSGKLEKGSSVMNTVKDKRERVGRMLQMHSNSREDIEEAFAGDIVALAGLKETTTGDTLCDPLKPVILERMEFPEPVIQIAIEPKSKGDQEKMGLALNRLAAEDPSFRVKTDQESGQTIIAGMGELHLDIIVDRMRREFKVEANVGAPQVAYRETITRQHEEDYTHKKQSGGTGQFARVKIVFEPNPDGEDFVFESKIVGGAVPKEYIPGVQKGIESVLSSGPLAGFPMLGVKATLIDGAFHDVDSSVLAFEIASRACFREAAKKAGAQLLEPMMKVEVVTPEDYVGDVIGDLNSRRGQIQGQESRGVAVVINANVPLANMFKYVDNLRSMSQGRAQYTMTFDHYAPVPSNVAQEIQAKYSGQK, from the coding sequence ATGGCACGCGAATACAAAATCGAAGATTACCGTAACTTCGGTATCATGGCGCACATCGACGCCGGCAAGACCACGACGACCGAGCGCATTCTCTACTACACCGGCAAGTCCCACAAGATCGGCGAAGTCCACGACGGCGCCGCTACCATGGACTGGATGGAGCAGGAACAGGAACGCGGCATCACGATCACGTCTGCTGCGACGACCACCTTCTGGAAGGGTCGTGACGGCAAGGCTCGCCGCTTCAACATCATCGACACCCCCGGCCACGTTGACTTCACCATCGAAGTCGAGCGTTCGCTGCGCGTTCTCGACGGCGCCATCGCGCTGCTCGACGCCAACGCCGGTGTTGAGCCGCAGACGGAAACCGTCTGGCGTCAGGCGGAAAAGTACAACGTTCCGCGCATGATCTTCTGCAACAAGATGGACAAGACCGGCGCGGACTTCTACCGCTCGGTCGAGATGATCAAGACCCGTCTGGGCGCGATCGCCGTCGTCATGCAGCTGCCGATCGGCGCTGAAACCGAGTTCAAGGGTGTTATCGACCTGGTCGAGATGAACGCTCTCGTCTGGCGCGACGAATCGCTCGGCGCCCAGTGGGACGTCGTCGAGATTCCGGACGACATGAAGGACAAGGCCGAAGAATATCGCGAGAAGCTGATCGAGACCGTTGTCGAGATCGACGAAGCCGCGATGGAAGCCTACCTCGAAGGCAACATGCCCTCGAACGACAAGATCCGCGAACTCGTTCGCCGCGGCACCATCGACGTGAAGTTCCACCCGATGTTCTGCGGTACCGCGTTCAAGAACAAGGGCGTTCAGCCGCTTCTCGACGCGGTTGTCGACTACCTGCCGTCGCCGCTCGACATTCCGGCGATCAAGGGCATCGACGCCAAGACCGAAGCCGAGATCGAGCGTCACGCTGACGACGCCGAGCCGCTTTCGATGCTCGCGTTCAAGATCATGAACGACCCCTTCGTCGGTTCGCTGACCTTCGCACGCATCTATTCGGGCAAGCTCGAAAAGGGCTCGTCTGTCATGAACACGGTCAAGGACAAGCGCGAGCGCGTCGGCCGTATGCTGCAGATGCACTCGAACTCGCGTGAAGACATCGAAGAAGCCTTCGCAGGCGACATCGTTGCTCTTGCCGGTCTCAAGGAAACCACCACGGGTGACACGCTTTGCGATCCGCTGAAGCCGGTTATCCTCGAGCGCATGGAATTCCCGGAGCCGGTCATCCAGATCGCGATCGAGCCGAAGTCCAAGGGCGACCAGGAAAAGATGGGCCTCGCGCTCAACCGCCTGGCAGCTGAAGACCCGTCGTTCCGCGTCAAGACCGACCAGGAATCCGGCCAGACGATCATCGCTGGCATGGGCGAACTTCACCTCGACATCATCGTCGACCGTATGCGTCGCGAGTTCAAGGTTGAAGCCAACGTTGGTGCTCCGCAGGTTGCCTACCGCGAAACCATCACGCGTCAGCACGAAGAAGACTACACGCACAAGAAGCAGTCCGGTGGTACCGGTCAGTTCGCGCGCGTCAAGATCGTGTTCGAACCGAACCCGGATGGCGAAGATTTCGTCTTCGAATCCAAGATCGTCGGTGGTGCTGTTCCGAAGGAATACATCCCGGGCGTTCAGAAGGGTATCGAAAGCGTTCTGTCTTCGGGTCCGCTCGCTGGCTTCCCGATGCTCGGCGTCAAGGCGACGCTCATCGACGGTGCATTCCACGACGTCGACTCGTCGGTTCTCGCCTTCGAAATCGCATCGCGTGCTTGCTTCCGTGAAGCGGCCAAGAAGGCTGGTGCACAGCTTCTCGAGCCGATGATGAAGGTCGAAGTCGTAACGCCGGAAGACTACGTCGGCGACGTTATCGGCGACCTGAACTCCCGCCGTGGCCAGATCCAGGGCCAGGAATCGCGTGGCGTTGCCGTTGTGATCAACGCAAACGTTCCGCTGGCGAACATGTTCAAGTACGTCGACAACCTGCGCTCCATGTCTCAGGGCCGCGCGCAGTACACGATGACCTTCGATCACTACGCGCCGGTTCCGTCGAACGTCGCGCAGGAAATCCAGGCGAAGTATTCCGGTCAGAAGTGA
- the tuf gene encoding elongation factor Tu codes for MAKSKFERNKPHVNIGTIGHVDHGKTSLTAAITKYFGEFKAYDQIDAAPEEKARGITISTAHVEYETPNRHYAHVDCPGHADYVKNMITGAAQMDGAILVCSAADGPMPQTREHILLARQVGVPAIVVFLNKVDQVDDAELLELVELEVRELLSSYEFPGDDIPIIKGSALAALEDSDKKIGEDAIRELMAAVDAYIPTPERPIDQPFLMPIEDVFSISGRGTVVTGRVERGIVKVGEEVEIVGIRDTSKTTVTGVEMFRKLLDQGQAGDNIGALIRGVNRDGVERGQILCKPGSVKPHKKFMAEAYILTKEEGGRHTPFFTNYRPQFYFRTTDVTGIVTLPEGTEMVMPGDNVTVAVELIVPIAMEEKLRFAIREGGRTVGAGIVASIVE; via the coding sequence ATGGCAAAGAGCAAATTTGAGCGCAACAAGCCGCACGTTAACATTGGCACGATTGGCCACGTTGACCATGGCAAGACGTCGCTGACCGCAGCGATCACGAAGTACTTCGGCGAGTTCAAGGCGTACGACCAGATCGACGCTGCTCCGGAAGAAAAGGCCCGTGGTATCACGATTTCGACGGCGCACGTTGAGTATGAGACGCCGAACCGTCACTACGCTCACGTTGACTGCCCCGGCCACGCCGACTACGTCAAGAACATGATCACCGGTGCAGCGCAGATGGACGGCGCGATCCTGGTTTGCTCGGCTGCTGACGGCCCGATGCCGCAGACCCGCGAGCACATCCTGCTCGCTCGTCAGGTTGGCGTTCCGGCAATCGTCGTGTTCCTCAACAAGGTCGACCAGGTTGACGACGCCGAGCTTCTCGAGCTCGTCGAGCTGGAAGTTCGCGAACTTCTGTCGTCCTACGAATTCCCGGGCGACGACATTCCGATCATCAAGGGCTCGGCTCTTGCTGCTCTGGAAGATTCGGACAAGAAGATCGGCGAAGACGCGATCCGCGAGCTGATGGCAGCTGTTGACGCCTACATCCCGACGCCTGAGCGTCCGATCGACCAGCCGTTCCTGATGCCGATCGAAGACGTGTTCTCGATCTCGGGCCGTGGTACGGTTGTGACCGGTCGCGTTGAGCGCGGCATCGTCAAGGTCGGCGAAGAAGTCGAAATCGTCGGCATCCGCGACACGTCGAAGACGACGGTTACGGGCGTTGAAATGTTCCGCAAGCTGCTCGACCAGGGCCAGGCTGGCGACAACATCGGCGCGCTGATCCGTGGTGTTAACCGTGACGGCGTCGAGCGTGGCCAGATCCTGTGCAAGCCGGGTTCGGTCAAGCCGCACAAGAAGTTCATGGCTGAAGCCTACATCCTGACGAAGGAAGAAGGCGGCCGTCATACGCCGTTCTTCACCAACTACCGTCCGCAGTTCTACTTCCGCACGACGGACGTGACGGGCATCGTGACGCTGCCGGAAGGCACGGAAATGGTTATGCCGGGCGACAACGTCACCGTTGCCGTTGAGCTGATCGTTCCGATCGCGATGGAAGAAAAGCTGCGCTTCGCAATCCGCGAAGGCGGCCGTACCGTCGGCGCAGGCATCGTTGCCTCGATCGTCGAGTAA
- the rpsG gene encoding 30S ribosomal protein S7, whose product MSRRHRAEKREINPDPKFGDLVVTKFMNAIMLHGKKSVAETIVYGAFDAVQAKLKQEPIAVFHSALDNIAPHVEVRSRRVGGATYQVPVDVRPERRQALAIRWLITAARKRNETTMVDRLCGELMDAANNRGSAVKKREDTHKMADANRAFSHYRW is encoded by the coding sequence ATGTCCAGACGTCATAGAGCAGAAAAGCGTGAGATCAACCCGGATCCGAAGTTCGGTGATCTGGTTGTCACGAAGTTCATGAATGCGATCATGCTGCACGGCAAGAAGTCGGTCGCTGAAACCATCGTTTACGGTGCGTTCGATGCGGTTCAGGCCAAGCTGAAGCAGGAGCCGATCGCTGTATTCCATTCCGCGCTCGACAACATCGCGCCGCACGTTGAAGTGCGTTCGCGTCGCGTTGGTGGTGCAACCTACCAGGTTCCGGTCGACGTTCGTCCGGAGCGTCGCCAGGCTCTCGCCATCCGTTGGCTGATCACGGCTGCACGCAAGCGCAACGAAACGACCATGGTTGATCGCCTCTGCGGCGAACTCATGGACGCAGCGAACAACCGTGGTAGCGCCGTGAAGAAGCGCGAAGACACGCACAAGATGGCTGATGCCAACCGTGCGTTCTCGCACTATCGCTGGTAA